Below is a genomic region from Treponema sp. OMZ 798.
CTTTGACATTTTGCCAAAACTTTGCCGTTGCTATGTGCCCGAGCGGATATAGAAAATTATGTTCTACCATTTTGGGATTACCCGAAGTACCTGATGTAAAGTACAAAAGGGCCGTATCCTTTCCGCAAGGATAGGCTTCTCCTGCGGGGGGCATAAACTCATCGCTCATATTTTTTACAAGCTTATCAAAGGAAATCCAGCCTTCCATCTCGTCATGAACCCAGACAAGGAGGGGCTTATTATAGGCGGATTCGGCAGCTTTTTGAATTTCTTCCTGCAAGTTTTTTTCTTGTACGGCCATGACCATTTTTATATTGGCGGATTGAATTCTGTACTCAATGTCGTGGGCTGCAAGCTGAACCGTCGCGGGGACGGCTATGGCTCCGATCTTGTGCAGGGCCGGAAGAACGAACCAAAACTCGTATCTTCTTCTCAAAAAAAGCAAAACCGTGTCGCCTTTTCCTATCCCCATCGCCTTAAAAAAGTTTGCCGTCTTATTTATTTGTTTTGCCAATTCTCCGAACGAAAAAATCCTTTCTTCGGTTTCGTCGCACCAGACGAGGGCTTCCGTTTCAGGGCTTTCCTTCGCCATTCTATCTATTATGTCATAAGCAAAATTAAAATTTTCGGGAGCTTTGACTGAAAAAGAGTTATGTACGGTTTCCCAATCATCGCTTTCAATATAGTTTATATATTCTTTATAAAACATAGTTTCACCCTATAAAATAATAGACAAGGCTGTTTCCAAAAGGTTGCAATAGAAAAAAAAGGAAAAATATGCTAGAATTTGGTTTTATGGGAGAGCTTATATCAAGGACAACGAGCGATATCCTTTTGGATATGCTGATAGAACAAAACGGAAAACCTCTTTCGGGCGAAGAAGCTGCTTTGCGCTTGGGGCTTTCGCGGGTTTCCGTTTGGAAGGCCGTACAAAAACTGCGGAGTGAAGGCTATGATATCGAAGGCGGAAAGAACAAGGGCTATGTCCTAAAGTCTTCTTCCGATGTGTTAAACGCTTTTTTTATCGAAAAGAACTTATCCCGCCTTGCCGAATCTGTTTGCGGCAGCAAAATCGAAGTTTTTAAGACAATAGATTCTACAAACACCGAGGCGAAAAGGCGGTTGAATTCTTCTAATAATGCAGAGTCTCTCCATGGAACTCTTCTTTTTGCTGAGCATCAAACTGCAGGGAGGGGCCGCTTTTCGCGAAATTTTTATTCGCCTGAAGGAGCAGGCCTCTATTTTAGTCTTATTTTCTGTCCATATCTTCCTGCAAAGAATAAAAAGGAAGCTCCCGATCCAAGCCTTTATACGGCAATTTCGGCAGTAATCATTTGCCGCTGTTTACAGGAATTGGCCTTTGCTCCAAAAATAAAATGGGTAAACGATATTTATCTCAACGGAAAAAAAATCTGCGGCATTTTAAGCGAAGGAATTATCGATATGGAAACCTCTTCAGTACAGGCCGTAATTATAGGCATAGGCCTCAACGTAAAAGAATCGAATTTTCCTCCCGAACTTAAAAACAAAGCCGGAGCACTTTTTAGTGAGACTTTCTCTCTTTCCGGTAAAGAGTGTATTCCGTTTAAAGAAACTTCTTCCTTCAGCCGAAACGCCTTGGCTTCTTCTATTATATCGAGTCTAATCGAAGCTCTTTACGGCCTTCAGTCTAAAGAGAAATTAATGGAAGAATATAAGGGCCTATCCCTCCTTACAGGAAAAAATGTGAGGGTTTTGCCCTTTACCGGTGCCCCCTATGAAGCCTTGGTTCTTGGAATCAGCGATTTAGGTCATCTTATTATAGAAAACGAAGAAGGAAAAAAGGGAGAGCTGATTTCGGGTGAGGTGAGTTTGGAGTTTGAGTCTTGAAAACTTTATTTTTAGTGTCGGCATTTTGCTAGACATAAACATTAAAACATGCTAAAATACAGTGCAAGTAAAAAATTGTTAGTCCGATTTAAACATGCGGAAAAGATTTAGGAGATAAAGTTATGAGTTTTGTAGACGAAATGAAAAAAAAGGCAAAAGAATATGCTAACCGCCTTGTTTTGCCTGAGGGTACTGAAGAAAGGACTCTTAAAGCAGCCCGATCTATCGTAGATGAAAAATTGGTATCGGAACTTTTTTTAATCGGTTCTGATGAGGCTGTTTCTGCAGCTGCTTCTAAAGCAGGAGTAAGGCTGGACGGAATTAAGGTAATTGATCCCAAAAAATCCGAGTGGCTTGATTCCTTTGCCGAAAGCTATTACGAAAAAAGAAAGGCCAAGGGCATGACCCTCGAACAGGCTAAAATAGATATGAGTGCAGAACTCGGTTTTGCCGCAATGATGCTCGTTCAAGATAAGGCAGATGCAATGGTTGCAGGAGCCTTAAACACAACAGCCGACGTTCTCCGTGCAGGCTTAAAGGTTATCGGTACTCTTCCCGGAATGAAAACCGCTTCTTCATGTTTTTTGATGGACACAAAAAATCCCAAACTCGGAGCAAACGGAGTTTTTATCTTTTCGGACTGCGCCGTCATTCCTACTCCCAGCTCGGAACAGTTGGCCGACATTGCCTGCTCTGCTGCCATGAGCTGTAGAACCTTTGCAGGAGTTGAACCCGTTGTTGCAATGCTCTCCTTTTCTACAAAGGGCTCGGGAGGCGACAAGGATGAAAATATTTTGCGTGTCCGCGAAGCCGTAAAAATCTTAGAGGAAAGAAAACCCGACTTTGTCTTTGACGGAGAAATTCAGTTGGACTGTGCTATAGTTCCTTCCGTTATGCAAAAGAAGGCCGCCGATTCTCCCGTCAAGGGACAGGCCAATACCCTGATCTTCCCTGACCTTGGAGCCGGAAACATCGGATACAAACTGGTACAAAGGATTGCCGGAGCAGAGGCCCTCGGTCCCTTCCTCCAGGGCTTTGCAAAACCAATATCCGACCTTTCCAGAGGCTGCTCGGTAGACGACATAATCACCACCTCGGCTGTAACCTTGGTTCAAGCCGGAAGAAAATAAACCTATGGCTAAGTCTGTAAATGCGCTTATAAATGAAGCCATTGAAGCCGGAAAAAAACGCGACTATAAGACGTCAATTTTAATTTTAGAAAAACTTGCCGCAGAAGGCTTAGCCGAAGTATCTTCTCCCTTTTACGGCGAAAAAAAGGGAAATCCCGAAATATATTTATATCTTTCCAGGGCTTGGGCTGCCGTAAACAATTACGGCAGATCCATAGCCTATGGTAAGGCCTACGTTAAAAGGTGCTCATCGGACCCTGCTGCAAATAGCACAAGTCTTCCTATGGGCTTCTTTTTTTTGGGCCGCTCCTATTTGGCCGCGGGACAGTATGACAAGGCTGTTTATTGCCTTGAAAAAAGCTTAAAGCTCAATCCTCATCCTCTTGAAACAAGGGCAATGCTGGGCTCGGCCTATCTAAAATGGAAAAAGCCTCGGCTTGCCCGCGAAACATTTGAAGAAGCCTTAAAATTTGCTCCTTCCGATGCACGGCTGAATGCCGGATATTTAAACTCTCTTTTTGTTGAAGGTGTCTATGAATTAAGAGGCGGCAACGCGGATATGGCCCGTCAAATGTTCAGCTTTGCAATAAAAAACGGGATAGACGGGGTTGCTCCGCGCCTTTATCTTGCACACGCCCTTAAAATGGAAGGTTATCTTCCCGAAGCCCTGGGCCAGTACGAGGCTGCCTGCGAATTCGAGCCCGATGATCCGGCCCTAAAATGGTATCCTGCAATGATAAAGATGCAGCTGGGCGATGCTGCAGGAGCCGCCGAAGACTTTGCAAAGCTGGGAATTGAAATTCCCGATGACGGAGTCTCGGACCGTTTTTTTGCGATGGGCGTTATCAAAAAACACATGGAACGGGGCGACTATTCAAGGGCTGCCGTTGCTGCCCGCATCTTTATAAAAAGTTTTGGAAGCGATGCCGAAATCAGGCTTCTTGCTGCCGAAGCTCAACGTTCTATGGGGAACACCAACACGGCCTTAGGCCATTATAAATGTGCTCTTGAACACGAGCCCGAAAATCCTTATCCGCATTACGGCATAATGCTTTCCCTCCAAGAAGCATACCGATGGGAAGAACTTAGTGCTGCAATTCTGCGTGCCGAAGCTGCAGGCTCCTGCGATGCGGACGATATTTATTATTATAAAATAATTACCGCCGCCCATATCGATAATCCGCCTGAAGAGGTTTTACCGCATCTTCAAGCCCTTATTCAAAACGGAAGAGCCGATTCGGCAATCTTTAATGCCATGGGCTGCTGCTACATAAAACTTAACATGCCCGATTTGGCTCTCAACTGGTATGAAAGAACTTTAAGCATCAATGAAAAAGATGAGGAAGCTAAAATAGGAATTATCGCCTCTTACGAAAATTTACAATTAAATAAAGAAGCCGATGAGGCCTATGAAGCCTATCTAAAGGAATGGGGAAAGAATATTTACATAAGGCGGGACTACGTACTATTTTTGGAAAAATGCGAGCGTTGGGAAGATGCCGGCAACCACCTTGAAATTTTGATGAGCCAAGGAGAAAAAGTTAATTTTGATCCTGAGCTTGCCTTGTTCCGCCGAAAGGCCGGGCAGTACCAAAAAGCCGCTATCCTATATAGAAAGATGCTTAGGGCAAAACCTGAAGAAAGGCTTTTATTACACAATCTTGTATTCTGCCTTGATAAGATGGGACAAACAAAGATTGCCCTCGACCTATTAAAAGCTGCCGAAAAAATGTTCGGTATTAAAACCGATTCTCTGCTTATTAAGGGAATCCTTCAAATGCGTTTAAAAAAGAAAGAAGATGCAATAAAAACTTTTCAATATATATTGGAAAAAGAACCTAAAAATAAACATGCAGCCGAATTTTTAGAAAAGGCTTACGGGAAGTAATTACTTTATTTATGGAGGAAAGATGATTTTTATTTATTATCCGAAATGTACTACATGTATAAATGCAAAAAAATGGCTTGATGAGAATGGACTGTCTTATACCGAAAGACATATCAAGGAGAAAAATCCTACAGCCGCCGAGATTAAAAAATGGCATAAAAAGAGCGGCCTGCCCTTAAAGAAATTTTTTAACACAAGCGGTTTGGTTTATCGCGGTTTAAACCTTAAAGAAAAATTACCTAATATGAGCGAAGAAGAAATGTATAATCTTCTCGCAAGCGACGGTATGTTGGTAAAACGCCCCTTGTTAATTACCGAAACTTCTGTCCTCATCGGTTTTAAACCTAAGGATTGGGAAGCAGCTCTACAAAATCGGTAGAAACTTTTTCGTTAAATTTTTTGTCGTGCTCTACCAAGATAATTGCGGGGCTGTACTTTAAAATCATCCTTTCGATTTGAAGACGGGAAATAACGTCGATATAGTTTAAAGGCTCGTCCCAAATATAGAGATGGGCCGACTCGCAGATTGAACGGGTCAGCAGCACTTTCTTTTTTTGACCGCCCGAATAGGTTTCCATTTTCTTGTCAAAATTGTCCTGCGGAAAATTTAGCTTTCTTAAAGTTGTCAAAAAAATTGTTTTGTCTATATTGCTTTCTTCTATAAAATCGAAAAGCGGGCCTTTTAAAAAATCAAAGTTTTGCGGGATATAAGAAACTTTTAACCCTTGCGCTTTTTTTAAGATTCCGGAAAATTCTATTTTTTCTCCCATCAGTAATTTTAAAATGCTTGATTTTCCCGCTCCGTTTTTTCCGTTAAGGCTTAAAACACCTCCGGCTTCAAGGGAAAAATCGACCGGTGAAAAAATCTTTTTACCGCCATAAGAAACTGAAAGCGCGGAAGCTTCAATAAGGTGCTTTGCGTGATGATGGAGAGGCCTCATAGGAATGTCTTCGATCCTCTCGATATTTTTTAAAAGCTTTTCTTTTTCGGTAACGACCTTATTCGCATTCCGCTCGATATTTTTTGCCCTCTTCATCAGCTTAGCGGCTTTGTGCGATATAAAACCTCTGTCACAAGGGCCTTGTCCTGATTTTGTTTTTTCTTTTAAGTCAGCCCAACCGGCCTTTTGGCGGGCCGCTTCTTTGAGGCGTTTGATTTCTTTCCGCAGCCGGATATTTTTTTCAATCTCAAAATTATCCTGCCGGATTTTATTTTCTTCCCAAGTGTCATAGTTGCCGTTTTGAACATAGATTTTATTTTTTTCGATTGTTAAAACGTGGTCAACAGTCCGGTTTAAAAAATCTCTGTCATGCGAAACAAGAATAAAACCTTTTTTCTTTTTTAGATAATCGGCGACAGCGGTTCGTCCGTAAGCATCCAAGTGATTTGTAGGTTCATCAATCAGCATAAACGCGTTTTCATGTAAAAACATAACAGCAAGCAGCACCTTAATTTGCTCGCCCGAACTTAAAGTTTTAAAGGGCCTGTCTGCAATTTCGTCAGAAACTTCCAATAGGGAAAGCTCGCAATCAAGCTGCCAGTCTTCGAGATGAGGTAGTCGGGAAAAAACCGCCTCGCGGACGGTCTTTTTTTCTTCGAGAACATAAGGGAAATATTCAAAGCTGACAGGAGAGATAATCTTCCCTGAATATTCGAGTTTGTTCCGGAGTAAATTTAAAAAGGTGGTTTTCCCGTAGCCGTTCCTGCCTATAAGACCGAGCTTCCAATCCGTATCCAACTGTAAATTAAGATTTTCAAAAACAGGTTCCGCCGAACCATAATAAGCAAAGGTTAAATTCTTAACATCTATTAACATAAACATTCCTTAAAATTAATATTAGTTTTGAGACAATATTTTACATTTTGAAGAATGTTTAGTTATTCATTTTAGATATTAAAAACTCCCTTTGATAAACGATTTGTTATTTATTGGAGCGATTGTACTACAAAACACGATACGAGTCAAGACTGATTGAGAGAATAAATAAATCGCTATTTGTGATTAAATTATAGATTTTCTTCTATAAAATTTTTTCTTTGGCTGTTATAAAGTTCTGCGAATAAACCGTTTTGAGCTAAAAGGCTTTCAAAGTTTCCTTTTTCGATTACGGTACCTGAATCGATTACGATTATATCGCTGCAGGACCTTACGCTTCCCATTCTATGAGTTACGATGAGCGAGATTTTTCCCTTGCCCTGCATAAGGATGCTTTAGATAAATTCGTTTTCGGCTATCGGGCCTATTGCTGAAGTGGGTTCATCAAAAAATATTATATCGCTTTTTTTGATGAAGGAACGCAAGGCGGCAAGCCTCTGTCTTTGTCCGCCTGAAAATTCTTTACCGCCGTATTGCATTCCCAAAACGAGGGAGTAATTATTTTCAAGCTTCTTTTCAAAGTCTTTTCCTAAATATTTTACCTTTTCGATTTTTTCTTTTTCCTCTTCCTCAGAGTGTTCGGGTTTTATAAAAATATTTTCGTCCACAGTGTAGCCTGAGTAAACGGCGAAGTCTTGGAATACCGCCGACAGCCTTTCCCGGTATGAATCCATATCCAAATCAGCAATCCATAATATCAAAATAGTTTTGAACGTACCCCATTATCGTAAAATACCATCTTCCGTACATAGCCCGCTACGGCACTTACCCTGAAAGGCGAGGCCTTAAAAAAAAGCTTAAAGGTTCTGATAAAAGGATACTTGGTCATTTAGATTTTTCCGGTCTTGGTATAATTACTTTAAATTGTTCACCTTGAATATCATTTATTAATTCTATATTAGGTTGTTCGGATATGGCTCTTTTAATTCCTGACCCTAAACCGCTAAAAGGTAAAAGATGCAAAGCGTAAGAAACTAATTGGTTGTTTCTTATTACAGGATTTCCGAATTTTATTTCTTCAACAGTCAGGCTATTAGGTAATTTACCCGGGCTAATTATTTCGACTCTATTATCAAAAATGAGAATTCTAATGGGAGAATTTTTAAAATAATCTCTATGCAGCAAGGCATTTTGTAATACTTCGATAAGAGCTATTTCAGAGATTTCAAGAATTCCTGTCGAGTTAAACCCCTGTTCTTTTTGTACATGGTGTAAACAAGATTTTAAATATCTCATAGCTTCATCAAAAAGTTCAGGAATTGTACCTTTTAGATCCGAAGGTTTGTTTCTATAGTAATTTTCCGATATATCGTTTCCAAAAAAAGAAACAAATTTAATCGTAAAAGCCGGTTTTATTTCTTGAGGATTTTTTCCAAAAAAAAGCAATCCTGCAAGCGTTAAATGTTCATTTCGCAAAACCCGTTTTGCTTTTAAGGCTTGTTCAAGATTTAATCCCTTATCTTCATATGTTGTACCGAATTCTTTTTTAAAAAATTCTGAAAATTTTTCTTTATTGATATCATCTACGGAGGTTCCATAAACTTCCATTTCATCGGCAAGTAAATCTTGTTTAAATTGAACCTTGCTTGTTTCTCCTAATGTAATAATTTCCAATAGATCTTTAGTATTCATAAATGTATATCTCCATTTATTTTTATATCTTCCCTTTCTTATACATTATCCTCGTGTAGATGATTGTAATAATAGCTCCGACAGGGATGAGCATACTTATGGCTTTTCCCAGCTGAGGCATGGCAATAAAAAGAATCAGCATAAAGGCAAAGGGAACAACGGCAATCTTAGGATTTTTTGCAACGAAGACTACCAAGAGGCCGCCGAAAAGGGCCGGCAGGATGTTTTTAAAGGCCGGAGCCATAATAGGAGATTCCAAAATTGGCTTTAACTGAGTTAGCAAAAGCATTCCCGCTATTAAAATAAGGGTTGTCGTTATGGAAGAAACTGCAACGGCTATTGTGGTAACCACGTCGCCTTCTTCGGTGTTGGCTTCAACCTTTGCGGCCTCCAAGGCTAAGACTCCGCAGGGAACCTTTAGGTTTGTTAAGTTTCCTGTGATAAAGCCTACATAGGTTCCGCCTGCTCCTAGCATGGGTGCAAAGGTAAAGGCTTCAATAATTCCTACCGGCCAAAAAATAACGGCAACACCGAAAAGCCCCCTCAAAAGAAGCCAAAAATTGGGCCAAGTATTATAGTAAATACAGGTAAAAAGAGGATAAGAAAGAAACATAATAATGGCTATTACCATCCATATTCTTCCCCACCTATGTATGCTTTTTTCATAAGAACTGAATTCGATTTGTTTATCTTGCATAAAAACTTATCCTTAAAACTTAATGTTTTTAACCTATCAGCATTGTAATCGGAATGGAAAAGGCCATCCCGCCCAAAAGGCTTATCGGCATAGCATAGCTTTCAAGCCATTTAGCCCTTGTCTTCTTTACGATTAAACCGCAGATAAGCATTAAGATGGCCGAAAAGAACATCACAAAAACGGGAATCCATCCCTTGAGTCCCAGACGAATTTCGGAAAATATCATTCCTAAAAAGGCTGAAATCATTCCCATAAAGAGGGCATCGATGAGGAGCTTGCTCCATTTTTCATCCTTGGACTTCATTCGAATAAGATTTTTTTGCATCTTGGGTAAGAAAAGAGCAATCACCACAATCCCGGAAATTATTCCGAGGGCCATAACCCAAGAAATAGTCGTATAGGCTGCCGCATCTGCAATCGGCTGATCCAAGGGAATATCCAAGACCGATGCTGCTGTGCTTGCAGCCGTAAGCTCATAGGTCAAGGCTCCTAGAACCGAAAGACGAAGCCAGGGCAGAGGAAGACCTAAAAATTTGGAAAGGCTTATCATTCCGAGAATGATGGAAATGGCGGGAGCGATCGTAAAAACCGCCGCTCCGGAAATAATTTGCTTTATCTTTTTTTTGGGCATGTTTAACTCTTTTGCCCGCTTTAAAGCCTTTACCAAAAAAAAGACTGATTGCAGCAAAACAAAGAGAATCACAACTCCCGCAAACCAAAAGAGCACAGAACTATTAACATCAAACATACATACCCCCAAACTTTTTTTATCGATTAATCAAATATTTATTACACATCCAGATTTGCGTAGACGGCGTTTTCTTCGATGAATTTTCGGCGGGGCTCTACTTCTTCGCCCATTAGGGTGCTGAAAATTCTGTCGGCTTCAACGGCGTCGGGAAGGGTAACCCTCATCATTTTCCGCCTTGCAGGGTCCATGGTCGTTTCCCAAAGCTGGGTGCCGTCCATTTCACCCAAACCCTTATAACGCTGAACAGCAGCATTGTTTCCCCGTCCGATTTCGTCCAAAACGGAATCCCTTTCATCATCGTTGTAAACATACCACTCTTTTTTATTGTGAGAAATTTTATAAAGAGGCGGCATGGCAATGTAGACATAGCCCCTTTCGATAACCTGAGGCATGTATCTAAAAAAGAAGGTCAATAGCAGGGTGCGGATATGGGAGCCGTCAACGTCGGCATCAGCCATTATTATAACCTTGTGATAGCGGAGTTTTTCTATATTAAAATCCTTGCCTATACCCGTGCCGAGGGTAGCAATAATCGGCTGGAGCTTTTCGTTGTTTACAACCTTGTCGAGACGGGTTTTTTCGACATTGAGCATTTTTCCCCAAAGTGGGAGAATAGCTTGCGTCTTGCTGTCTCTTCCCTTTTTGGCTGAACCGCCTGCAGAGTCTCCCTCAACTATGTAAACCTCACAAGCCTCGGGGTCTTTTAAAGAACAGTCTGCAAGTTTTCCGGGGAGGCCGAAGCTGTCTAAACCGCTCTTCCTTCTGGTAGCTTCCTTTGCTCTTCGGGCTGCAATGCGGGCTGCGGCCTCGGCAACGCATTTTTCCAAAACCTTTTCGACCTCATTCGGGTTTTGTTCAAAAAAGAGGGTGAGTTTTTCGTTTACAAAGGAATCGACTAT
It encodes:
- a CDS encoding tetratricopeptide repeat protein, encoding MAKSVNALINEAIEAGKKRDYKTSILILEKLAAEGLAEVSSPFYGEKKGNPEIYLYLSRAWAAVNNYGRSIAYGKAYVKRCSSDPAANSTSLPMGFFFLGRSYLAAGQYDKAVYCLEKSLKLNPHPLETRAMLGSAYLKWKKPRLARETFEEALKFAPSDARLNAGYLNSLFVEGVYELRGGNADMARQMFSFAIKNGIDGVAPRLYLAHALKMEGYLPEALGQYEAACEFEPDDPALKWYPAMIKMQLGDAAGAAEDFAKLGIEIPDDGVSDRFFAMGVIKKHMERGDYSRAAVAARIFIKSFGSDAEIRLLAAEAQRSMGNTNTALGHYKCALEHEPENPYPHYGIMLSLQEAYRWEELSAAILRAEAAGSCDADDIYYYKIITAAHIDNPPEEVLPHLQALIQNGRADSAIFNAMGCCYIKLNMPDLALNWYERTLSINEKDEEAKIGIIASYENLQLNKEADEAYEAYLKEWGKNIYIRRDYVLFLEKCERWEDAGNHLEILMSQGEKVNFDPELALFRRKAGQYQKAAILYRKMLRAKPEERLLLHNLVFCLDKMGQTKIALDLLKAAEKMFGIKTDSLLIKGILQMRLKKKEDAIKTFQYILEKEPKNKHAAEFLEKAYGK
- a CDS encoding ATP-binding protein, with translation MNTKDLLEIITLGETSKVQFKQDLLADEMEVYGTSVDDINKEKFSEFFKKEFGTTYEDKGLNLEQALKAKRVLRNEHLTLAGLLFFGKNPQEIKPAFTIKFVSFFGNDISENYYRNKPSDLKGTIPELFDEAMRYLKSCLHHVQKEQGFNSTGILEISEIALIEVLQNALLHRDYFKNSPIRILIFDNRVEIISPGKLPNSLTVEEIKFGNPVIRNNQLVSYALHLLPFSGLGSGIKRAISEQPNIELINDIQGEQFKVIIPRPEKSK
- a CDS encoding biotin--[acetyl-CoA-carboxylase] ligase, which codes for MGELISRTTSDILLDMLIEQNGKPLSGEEAALRLGLSRVSVWKAVQKLRSEGYDIEGGKNKGYVLKSSSDVLNAFFIEKNLSRLAESVCGSKIEVFKTIDSTNTEAKRRLNSSNNAESLHGTLLFAEHQTAGRGRFSRNFYSPEGAGLYFSLIFCPYLPAKNKKEAPDPSLYTAISAVIICRCLQELAFAPKIKWVNDIYLNGKKICGILSEGIIDMETSSVQAVIIGIGLNVKESNFPPELKNKAGALFSETFSLSGKECIPFKETSSFSRNALASSIISSLIEALYGLQSKEKLMEEYKGLSLLTGKNVRVLPFTGAPYEALVLGISDLGHLIIENEEGKKGELISGEVSLEFES
- the pta gene encoding phosphate acetyltransferase; translation: MSFVDEMKKKAKEYANRLVLPEGTEERTLKAARSIVDEKLVSELFLIGSDEAVSAAASKAGVRLDGIKVIDPKKSEWLDSFAESYYEKRKAKGMTLEQAKIDMSAELGFAAMMLVQDKADAMVAGALNTTADVLRAGLKVIGTLPGMKTASSCFLMDTKNPKLGANGVFIFSDCAVIPTPSSEQLADIACSAAMSCRTFAGVEPVVAMLSFSTKGSGGDKDENILRVREAVKILEERKPDFVFDGEIQLDCAIVPSVMQKKAADSPVKGQANTLIFPDLGAGNIGYKLVQRIAGAEALGPFLQGFAKPISDLSRGCSVDDIITTSAVTLVQAGRK
- the abc-f gene encoding ribosomal protection-like ABC-F family protein is translated as MLIDVKNLTFAYYGSAEPVFENLNLQLDTDWKLGLIGRNGYGKTTFLNLLRNKLEYSGKIISPVSFEYFPYVLEEKKTVREAVFSRLPHLEDWQLDCELSLLEVSDEIADRPFKTLSSGEQIKVLLAVMFLHENAFMLIDEPTNHLDAYGRTAVADYLKKKKGFILVSHDRDFLNRTVDHVLTIEKNKIYVQNGNYDTWEENKIRQDNFEIEKNIRLRKEIKRLKEAARQKAGWADLKEKTKSGQGPCDRGFISHKAAKLMKRAKNIERNANKVVTEKEKLLKNIERIEDIPMRPLHHHAKHLIEASALSVSYGGKKIFSPVDFSLEAGGVLSLNGKNGAGKSSILKLLMGEKIEFSGILKKAQGLKVSYIPQNFDFLKGPLFDFIEESNIDKTIFLTTLRKLNFPQDNFDKKMETYSGGQKKKVLLTRSICESAHLYIWDEPLNYIDVISRLQIERMILKYSPAIILVEHDKKFNEKVSTDFVELLPNP
- a CDS encoding arsenate reductase family protein, coding for MIFIYYPKCTTCINAKKWLDENGLSYTERHIKEKNPTAAEIKKWHKKSGLPLKKFFNTSGLVYRGLNLKEKLPNMSEEEMYNLLASDGMLVKRPLLITETSVLIGFKPKDWEAALQNR
- a CDS encoding DUF5058 family protein, which codes for MFDVNSSVLFWFAGVVILFVLLQSVFFLVKALKRAKELNMPKKKIKQIISGAAVFTIAPAISIILGMISLSKFLGLPLPWLRLSVLGALTYELTAASTAASVLDIPLDQPIADAAAYTTISWVMALGIISGIVVIALFLPKMQKNLIRMKSKDEKWSKLLIDALFMGMISAFLGMIFSEIRLGLKGWIPVFVMFFSAILMLICGLIVKKTRAKWLESYAMPISLLGGMAFSIPITMLIG